A single window of Pseudoduganella plicata DNA harbors:
- a CDS encoding AraC family transcriptional regulator, giving the protein MTSPATPTFWRDAAVPFLEARAIDDGRHVCYARHAHETFSIGLITGGASEYVNGTTRRQVRAGSVVLMNPGDVHACNPLGDEPWAYRMFYVDCEWLGKLQQDLDGGASAAFRPYAAAASEDPALHAGLAAMYDTCVDRHADPLAKHGAAIAFFTSLHETLRPVAARAPAPADDQLRRAADYIGAHCMRALKLDEICAAAGLSPSHLIRSFKARYGMTPHAWLVNCRIQLCRRRLKAGEPIADVALAAGFADQAHLQRAFKLHVAATPGQYRASAPAATVRSRPAAAPSRG; this is encoded by the coding sequence ATGACCAGTCCAGCCACGCCCACCTTCTGGCGCGACGCGGCCGTGCCGTTCCTGGAGGCGCGCGCCATCGACGACGGCCGCCACGTCTGCTATGCGAGGCACGCGCACGAGACGTTCTCGATTGGCCTGATCACGGGCGGCGCCAGCGAATACGTGAACGGCACCACGCGCCGGCAGGTGCGCGCGGGCAGCGTCGTGCTGATGAATCCAGGCGACGTCCACGCCTGCAACCCGCTGGGCGACGAACCATGGGCGTACCGGATGTTCTATGTGGATTGCGAGTGGCTGGGCAAATTGCAGCAGGACCTGGATGGTGGCGCGAGCGCGGCTTTCCGCCCCTACGCGGCCGCGGCCAGTGAGGACCCCGCCCTGCATGCGGGTCTGGCGGCGATGTACGACACGTGCGTCGATCGGCACGCGGACCCGCTGGCAAAACACGGCGCGGCCATCGCGTTCTTCACGTCGCTGCACGAGACGCTGCGGCCGGTAGCGGCAAGGGCCCCTGCTCCCGCCGACGACCAGTTGCGCCGCGCGGCGGACTACATCGGTGCGCACTGCATGCGCGCGCTGAAGCTCGACGAGATCTGCGCGGCGGCGGGCCTGTCGCCGTCGCACCTGATCCGCAGCTTCAAGGCCCGCTACGGCATGACGCCGCACGCGTGGCTGGTCAACTGCCGCATCCAGCTGTGCCGGCGGCGCCTGAAGGCGGGCGAACCGATTGCCGACGTGGCGCTGGCGGCCGGCTTCGCCGACCAGGCGCACCTGCAGCGGGCGTTCAAGCTGCACGTCGCCGCCACGCCTGGCCAGTACCGGGCTAGCGCGCCAGCAGCCACAGTGCGCTCCCGGCCAGCAGCAGCGCCATCGCGCGGTTGA
- a CDS encoding LysE family translocator, which translates to MTTASLYLSMAAFALASSITPGPVNIVALSAGARHGLAASMRHVGGATVGFTLLLLLTGLGLYEVMLRWPQTIVAIRWAGIGFLCYLAWKLAIDDGRLSFDAAAGPSWLSGAAMQWFNPKAWLASVAGMGAYVADGDPVLVWRFAAIYFVVCYLSIACWAYAGAMLRGYLSDAARIRRFNRAMALLLAGSALWLLAR; encoded by the coding sequence ATGACCACCGCATCCCTCTACCTCTCCATGGCCGCCTTCGCGCTGGCCTCATCCATCACGCCCGGTCCCGTCAATATCGTCGCCCTGAGCGCCGGCGCCCGCCACGGGCTGGCGGCCAGCATGCGCCACGTGGGCGGCGCCACCGTCGGCTTCACGCTGCTGCTGCTCCTGACGGGGCTCGGCCTGTACGAGGTCATGCTGCGCTGGCCGCAGACGATCGTGGCGATCCGCTGGGCCGGCATCGGCTTCCTGTGCTATCTGGCGTGGAAGCTCGCCATCGACGACGGCCGTCTGTCGTTCGACGCGGCCGCCGGTCCGTCCTGGCTGTCCGGCGCCGCCATGCAGTGGTTCAACCCGAAAGCGTGGCTGGCATCCGTGGCGGGGATGGGTGCCTATGTGGCCGACGGCGACCCCGTGCTGGTGTGGCGCTTTGCCGCCATCTATTTTGTCGTTTGCTACCTGTCGATCGCCTGCTGGGCATACGCGGGGGCGATGCTGCGCGGGTACCTTTCCGACGCCGCGCGCATCCGCCGCTTCAACCGCGCGATGGCGCTGCTGCTGGCCGGGAGCGCACTGTGGCTGCTGGCGCGCTAG